A window of Bradyrhizobium sp. AZCC 1719 genomic DNA:
CCGCCTGGCGGGTCATGTCGGTGAATCTGGAGATCGAGGTCGGACTGTGGATGCCATAGTCGGTCCCGAAGACAGCGATGAGCGCTTCGCTGAGATCGCGCAAGGTGGGTTCGCCGGTGGATCCCAGGTGCTGCTCGGTAACCATGACCCGGACCGGCCCACCATCCTCCATCCTGCTCAGACCATGAAGGCCGCGGGCGTCGTGGCGGATGCCCCATTCCGGCTCCTTGGCAATCTCGACCTCGGCGATCAGGTGGCTGGTCGTCGGATCCCAGCCGGGGAAGTCGATGCCGGCTGCTTTGCGGATCAGGCTGCGTCCGCCGTCGCACCCGACGAGATATTTCGCGCGCAGCGACTGGACGTCGGACAGCGCGATCTCGACGCCAGTGTCGTCCTGCGCGAAATCCGTCACCTCACGTCCGCGATAGATCGGCACCGCCAGCTCGTCGACCCAGCCGGCGAGTATGCGCTCGATATGGTTCTGCCACAGCGCGAGCCCGTAATTGTGCCGGGTGGGGAAGTCGCTGATGTCCAATCGGATCAGGGCGAAGCCTGCGACCTGGGCCGCCTGTCCTTGCGAGAGAAACCGGTCGGCGATGCCGCGCTGATCGAGAACCTCGATGGTGCGTGCGTGCAGGCCGCCCGCGCGCGAGCCGACGAGCTCCTGGTCAGGGCGCCGCTCGACGATGGCGACGTCGATATCAGCCAACGCCAACTCGCCGGCCAACATCAGCCCTGTCGGGCCTCCGCCGACGATGACCACCGCATGCTCGGTCATCGCGACGCTCCGGTCGTTTCCGCGGCTGCGATCAACCCGGCCCTGCGCGATCGGCACGTCGACAGCAAATGCACTCATTTCGTGACCCCCGTAGGTTGTGGCTTCGGTCGGCGGTTCTACGGGATGACCGGGGTCTTGAAGCAAGCCCCTTGCGCGCTACATATTGAAGTGGGGAAGACGGGTGTTCTGCTTTCCGGATATTTCCGGAAGACACGGCCAGCAGTGCCTGATCCACGATCATCAGGTTCGAATGTGGACGCCGCCTTTGGGCGGCTTTTTCTTTTGCGGCCTGTAGTGATCAGACGGGGTTGCGCGCGCCGCTCACCCCGGAATGCGCACCGGCAACTGCTCGATGCCGCGCACAAAGCTCGAATAGACCCGCTTCGGCTCGCCGACCACCTCGATGCGGTCGAAACGCCTCAGCATTTCTTCCCATACGATCTTGAGCTGCAGCTCGGCAAGGCGCATGCCGACGCAGCGGTGGATGCCGAAACCGAACGACAGATGGGTGCGGGGGCGGGCGCGGTCGATGATGAATTCATCGGGCCGCTCGATGCCTTCCTCGTCGCGGTTGCCCGAGACGTACCACATCACGACGCGGTCGCCCTTTTTGATCTTCTTGCCGCCGATCTCGGTATCGACCAGAGCGGTGCGGCGCATATGGGCGAGCGGCGTCTGCCAGCGGATCACTTCCGGCACCATGGAATCGATCAGCGCCGGATTGTCGCGCAGCTTCTGATATTGGTCGGGGTGCTCGTTCAGCGCCAGCACCGAGCCGCTCATGGTGTTGCGGGTGGTGTCGTTGCCGCCAACGATCAAGAGGATGATGTTGCCCATCAGATTGTCGGGGTCCATGTGCCGCGTCGCGTCGCTGTGCGCCATCATCGACAGCAAATCGTTCTTCGGCGGCGCGTTGACGCGCTCGTTCCAGAGTTTTGAGAAATAGGCGTAGCATTCGTCCATCTCGCGGCGTCGCTGCTCGGGCGATTCCACCACGCCGCTCTTGGGCAGCGCGGTCGAGACGTCGGACCAGCGCGTCAGCTTGCGCCGCTCCTCCCAGGGGAAATCGAACAGCGTCGCCAGCATCTGCGTGGTCAGTTCGATCGAGACGCGCTCGACGAAGTTGAAGGTCTCGTTGCGCGGCAAATCGTCCAGCACCTTTTGCGAGCGCTCGCGGATCAGTTTTGCCAGCTCGTCCAGATGCGTCGGCGTGAACATCGGCGACACCGTCTTGCGCTGCGCCGAGTGCCTGGGCTGGTCCATCGCGATGAAGCTCGGATAGTCGTAGCCGGGCGGCACGTCGCGGATCGAGATGCCGCCGAGCGTGGAGTCGGAGGAGAAGATGCCGTGATTGGTGTCGACATGCATGATGTCGTTGTACTTGGTCACCGACCAATAGGGCTCGATCGGCGAATTCTCGCAGTAGTGAACCGGCTCTTCCTTGCGCAGCCGCTCGAACCACGGCCACAACGTGTCGTTCTGGAAAAGCTTTGGCGCACCGGGATGAAAGTCCTTCAGCGGCGTCGAATAGGCCTCCTCGCGCGCGGCGCGCAGCAGCTCTTTTTTGTCGGCTCTGATGGCAGTTTGAACGTTCATGGTTCGATCATCCCGGGTGAGCGTGAGCTGAGCGTGAGCGCAGCTAGGCGGCGATGCGGACCGGCAGGGTCTCGTAGCCCTTGACGAAACTCGAATATACCCGCTTCGGTTCGCCGATCACTTCAATATTATCGTACCGCTTGAGGATTTCTTCCCAGATAATCTTCAGTTGCAATTCCGCCAGCCTGATCCCGACGCAACGGTGGATACCGAAACCAAAGGAAAGGTGGGTGCGGGGGCGGGCGCGGTCGATGATGAACTCGTAGGGACGCTCGATCACGTCCTCGTCGCGGTTGCCCGAGACGTACCACATCACGACCTTGTCGCCCTTCCTGATCTGACGCCCGCGGAACTCGATGTCTTCGAGCGCGGTGCGGCGCATATGCGCCAGCGGCGTCTGCCAGCGGATCACTTCGGGGACGAAGCTGTCGATCATATCAGGGTTGTCGCGGAGCTTCCGATATTGATCCGGATTCTTGTTCAGCGCATAGACGCTGCCGGACAGCGTGTTGCGGGTGGTGTCGTTGCCGCCGACAATCAGCAGGATCAGATTGCCGAGGAAATTCTTCGGGTCCATGTCGCGGGTGGCGTCGCTGTGCGCCATCATCGACAACAAATCGCTCTTCGGCGGCTGGTTGATGCGCTCCTTCCAGAGTCTTGCGAAATAGGTCGCGCATTCCAGCAGCTCGGCTTGCCGCTGGTCCTCGGTCTCCACGAGGCCGCCATGATGCGGAATCGTGGTTGCGATATCGGACCAGCGCGTCAGCTTGCGGCGGTCCTCCCAGGGGAAGTCGAACAATACGGCGAGCATCTGCGTGGTGAGCTCGATCGAGACTTGATCGACCCAGTCGAACGTTTCGTTCTTCGGGAGATTGTCGAGGCATTCGGCGGAGCGCTTGCGGATGTTGATCGCGAGCTGGTCGAGATGCGTCGGCGTGAACATCGGCGCCACCGTCTTGCGCTGTGCGCTGTGGCGCGGCTGGTCCATCGCGATGAAACTTTCGCGGCGCAGGTCCGGCGCGACGTCGCGAATGGTGATGCCGCCGAGCGACGACGCCGACGAGAACACCGCGTGATTTGTTTCGACGTCCATGATGTCGTTGTACCTGGTTATCGACCAGTACGGGCCGAACATGCTGTCCCTGCAGTAATGCACCGGGTCTTCCCGACGGAGCCGGTCGAAATACGGCCAGAATGAATCGTTCTGGAACAGCTCGGGATTGCCGACATCGAAATCGGCCAGCGGCATCGACTGTGCCGTGTCGCGCGCGGCGCGCAGATGAGAATCTCCGGCGAGATCGATGGTTCCGTGCATGAGCCGCTCTCCCTGATTCCCCGTGCGAAGCGTGCCGAACGGGTGATGTTTTACCCTATTACATCCCGAGCCGTGCCCCGGCGCAAGGGTGAGTTGGGCGCATTTGGCCGCAGCGCAGTGCCGGTTCGATCTTGGGCGGCGCGCGCGTATTTCGCCGCGTGACAAGCGTAGGCCCGGGTACTAAGTCTGTTTGAAACACGTTTAATTCGCCGGGAGGCGGCCATGATTCCCAACGCCCATCGGATGTTCAACTTTGATCTTGGCGAGACTGCGGACGCCATTCGCGAGACCGTGCATTCATTTTCGCAGAACGAAATCGCCCCGCGCGCCGCCGAGATCGACCGCAGCAATCAGTTCCCGCGCGACCTCTGGCCCAAGATCGGCGCGCTCGGCCTGCACGGCATCACCGTCGAGGAGGAATATGGCGGCGCGGGCCTCGGCTATCTCGAGCACTGCATCGCGCTGGAAGAGATGTCGCGGGCGTCAGCCTCGGTCGGCCTGTCCTATGGCGCCCATTCCAACCTCTGCGTCAACCAGATCCGCCGCAACGGCAGTGATGCACAGAAGCGCAAATATCTGCCGAAGCTGATCTCGGGCGAGCATGTCGGCTCGCTGGCGATGTCGGAGCCGGGCGCCGGCTCGGACGTGGTCTCGATGAAGACCCGGGCTGAGAAGAAGGGCGACCGCTTCGTGCTGAACGGCAACAAGATGTGGATCACCAACGGCCCGGAGGCGGACACGCTGGTGGTCTACGCCAGGACCGACGCCAATGCCGGCCCGCGCGGCATCACCGCCTTCCTCATCGAAAAGGGCATGAAGGGCTTTTCCACCGCGCAAAAGCTCGACAAGCTCGGCATGCGCGGCTCCGACACCTGCGAACTGCTGTTCGAGGATTGCGAAGTCCCCGAGGAGAACGTGCTGAGCGAGGTCGGCCGCGGCGTCAACGTCTTGATGAGCGGCCTCGACTACGAGCGCGCGGTGCTGGCGGCAGGTCCGATCGGCATCATGCAGGCTTGCATGGACGTGGTGCTGCCCTACGTGCACGAGCGAAAACAGTTCGGCGAGCCGATCGGCAGCTTCCAACTGGTGCAAGGCAAGATCGCCGACATGTACACCACGATGAACGCCTCGCGCGCCTATGTCTATGCGGTGGCGAAAGCCTGCGACCGCGGCGAGACCACGCGGGAGGATGCGGCCGGCGCGATCCTCTATGCCGCCGAGAAGGCGACGCAGTGCGCGCTCGACGCCATCCAGCTCCTCGGCGGCAACGGCTACATCAACGACTATCCCACGGGGCGGCTGTTGCGCGACGCCAAACTCTACGAGATCGGCGCCGGCACCAGCGAAATCCGCCGCATGCTGATCGGACGGGAGCTGTTCGAAAAGACGGCTTGAACTTCACATCGAGGCAAAGATGATACAGGCTGTCATATCGTCCTCGAACGTTACGTTCCGGCCGTCCTGAAGCCATTCCAACGGCTCCCTCGCATCCAAAGAAAACGCCGATTCCGAAAATGGACCCCACCCCGGACATGACCGCGGACGGTTGGCCCTGCGGGGCGGGTGTTGCTGAACTATCACCTGAGTCAACTATGAAGTCGACTCGCGTGCCATGCCTTAAGAACGGCCTTCTCTTCATCAGCTGTGAGACCGGTAACCGGTCCGCCGGCGGCGCGCGCCCAAAACAACGTGTCGCGGGCGGTCTCCGCAAGGGCTCGCACGGTCAAGCCGGACTCACGCGCCGGTGACGTGTCGCGCGTGTTGAAGCCCGCAAACTCCGGTAGCGGCAGCCACAGCGGCAGCGAACGCGGGCCAGACCATCGCTTGATGTCGTGGCTCTCCAGAAACGCGCGATCAACCCAGGTGAACGTGCAGGACGAGCCAAGGGCGTCCGCGCATCCTGCTAAGAACTGGCCGCGCGTGACCGATGGCCCAATGCCATCAAAAATCCCGGTCAGACGGGTTTGCGCGGCATGCACGATCCATTGGGCAAGATCGCGTACGTCGATGAGTTGGACCGCATCATCCGGCGTTCCAGGCACGAGCACCTCGCCGCCTCGATCAAGCCGTGTGGGCCAATAGGTGAACCGACCCGTTGGGTCCTCTGGACCTACAATCAGTCCGGCCCTGCAAATAAATGCGTTCTCGCCGATCGCCTGCTCGCACGCGACCTTGGCGGCACCATAGATCTCCTCGCTGCTGTGCTCGATCTCCGGTGCTGTGGGCGCCCGGAGGGGAGCGGCATCAGCGCGCTGCCCGATCGTGCAGTTGTCGGCATATACGCTGACCGTCGAGACAAAGGTCCAATGCGCGACGCGATGCTTGAGCGCCGCGACTCCGCGACGCACCTGGCCGGGATGACGCGACACATCAACGACGGCATCGAACTCCTCGTGGGCAAGCGGCGCGAGGCCGTCCGGTTCGTCGCGGTCCACACGGATAAAGCGAGCCCGGCTCGGAACTGCTCCAGCGACGCCTCGAGCGGCGCATGTCACGTTATGCCCCATCGCACAGGCGTGGACGGCGATTGCGCGCCCGAGAAACTGCGTGCCGCCAAGAATCAAGAGGCGCATTTGTACACCCAGAGAAAGCAGCCGATCGGACAAAGTCTCAGAAGTGACAAGGAATAGTCGCACAACCGCAAGTAATCCAGAGGTAACGCGCCCAAACGCGAGATTGGGGATGACCGCTATTCGCTCTTGTCGGACTTCAGGTGATGTTCGGCTTCCGTGCCCAAACCACTGCAAAGCGGACTTGGATCAAGCGATCCCGCCAATCTCGATTGATGAGCTCACCACTATAGCAAGCGATTGTGGGACCTGGGTCACACAACAACCGGCAAATCTGTGGTTTGATCCGCTACCGTTCGCGCTGGAGTTGAACCATGAACCAGATGAGCTGGCCGCCGCAGGTGCCGCCACCGCAGCCTTTGCCCGTGCCGCCGCCAATGCCGGTGGCGTTTTCGGGCAGTCGCGGCGAATTCTTCGATCTGGTCAAGCGCGGCGCGGGGCTGGAATTCGTCACCCTCGGGTTCTACCGGTTTTGGCTGCTCACCGACATCCGCCGCCATCTCTGGGCCAACACCCATGTCGACGGCGACGCTGCGGAATATACCGGCCGCGGCAAGGAATTGCTGATCGGATTTTTGGTCGCGCTCGCGATCCTGGTGCCGGTCTATCTCGGCTACTTTCTGGTCGGCCTCGAGGCCGAGCATATCCAGGCGTTTGCCAGTATTCCGCTGGTCGCGTTCTTCTATGTGTTCGGGCAGTTCGCGATCTACCGCGCGCGCCGTTACCGGCTGACGCGCACGGTGTGGCGCGGCCTGCGATTCTGGATGACCGGATCGGGCTGGATCTATGCCTTGCAGGCATCGCTGTGGGGCCTGTTGTCGGCGGTGACCCTTGGGCTGGCGCTGCCGTGGCGCTCGGCCGCGCTCGAACGCTACAAGATGCGCCACACATTCTACGGTGACCTGCAGGGCCGTTTTGAGGGGCGCGGCTGGGAGTTTTTCAAGCGCGGCTGGTGGCTGTGGCTGCTCACGCCGATTGCGTTTTACGTGTTCCCGCTCGCGCCGTTCATCTACGGGGCCTTCAAGGCGATCGAATGGCGCTGGTGGCTGTCGGGCATTCGGTTCGGCGGCGTGCGCGTGGAATCGTCCTTGCCCAAGAGCGCGCTGATCGGCCTGTACTGGAAAGTCATCGGCTGGATCGTAGTACTCGGATTGATATTCTCGGCCTACCTCGCGCTGGCGGCGGTATTGGTCGCCAGCATGAGCGGCGATGCATTCAGCGAGTTCTTTAAGTCGCAGGAATTCATGAAGAGCATTCCGCTTCTGGTGCTCGCGGGCATCGGCTACCTGGTGTTTGCGCTGGCGATGAATATCGTGATCCGGGTCTATCTGTTGCGTGACCTCTGGGTCAGGGTGCTCGGATCGGTCAATGTCAGCGGTATCGAGGCAGCTGCCAACGTTTCGGCGCGCGGCGGAATGGCCAGCGCACTTGGCGAAGGATTTGCCGACGGCCTCGATGTCGGCGGCTTCTAAGGCATCAGAGTCCTGATAGTCATGGATAGCGATCCACCAACGCCTGTAAGATCGACCACGCTCGGTTCGGTGGCCTATTTCGACGGAACGTCGAGCCGGCGACGCATGGTGACGCTCCGCCTTGCCGACCGGCTCGAAATCGACGAGGGCGAACAAACACTGGCGGCGTGGGCCTACGCCGACATCCGCCGCGCCGACAGTCCGGCCGGTGTGCTGCGCCTGAGCTGCTTGACCGCGCCCGCGCTGGCGCGACTGGAGGTTCGCGACAAGGAGCTTGCCAACGAGGTGGTCTCGCGCTGCACTGACATCGATGACCACATGATCGGCCGCCGCGGCGTTGCCGCTATCGTCGGCTGGTCGCTCGCGGCCGCGGTGTCGATCGTCGCCGTGGTGCTGTTCGGACTTCCGCTCGCGGCCGATCGCCTCACGCCGCTGGTGCCCGAAGCGTTCGAACGGCGGCTCGGCGATGTCGCAGACAGCCAGGTCAAGACAATGTTCGATGCCAAGGTGTGCGACAATGCCGCCGGGCAGAAGGCCTTCACCAAACTCATGACAGCACTTCGGGAATCCGCGGGCCTCGACACCTCGGTGCAGTCGGGCGTGTTGTCGAGCTCGGTGCCGAATGCCTTCGCGCTGCCGGGCGGGAAGGTCTATCTGTTCAGCGGATTGTTGGCGAAGGCCGAGAACGCCGATGAGATTGCGGGCGTGCTGGCCCATGAGCTCGGCCATCTCAAGCATCGCGACAGCATGCGCGCAATGATTCACAACGGCGGCACCTCGTTCCTGATCGGATTGCTGTTCGGCGATATCACGGGCTCGAGCGCGCTGATCTTCGGCTCGCGCACGCTGGTGACGTCGTCGCATTCGCGCGACGCCGAGAACGACGCCGACAGTTTTGCGATCGACGTCATGCACCGGCTCGGCCGGCCGGCGAAGCCGACCGGGGAATTGCTGCTCCGGGTCACTGGAAAGGAGGGCAAGGGCCTCTCCATCATCTCCACCCACCCCTTGAGCGAGGACCGGCTGGCACGGATGAGCCGGAAAGACCCGCCGGCCAGCGGGCCGCCGCTGCTGACATCAGAGGAATGGCGATCGCTGAAATCGATCTGCGACGGCAAGATCTGACCCGCTCTGGCTTACCTGCGGGCGCTCTTCCGTGATCTCGCTGCTTCGATCGGTGCGGGTGCTGCACCGGCCGGCTTCAAATCCCATACCGCCTGCATGGCCGAGAAGGCTTGTGCAATTATCGGCTCGTGGCGCCGCGACGCCAGACAGGCGAAACCGAGGTCGCAGGTCAGCGCCACCTTGTCGGCAATCACGAAATTCCGTTTGCTCGTGACGCGGTCGAGCACGCTGTCGCGCGCGAGGCCGAGGCCATTGCCGCCTTCGACAAGATCGATCATGGCTTCTTCCTGATCGGCGAAAGCGACGCGCTTCGGCGATGAGCCCATCGACCGGAACACGTCGTCGAGCAGCCTCCGCTGCGCCGAGTCATGCGGCGTTCCGATCCAGGGCAGGTCGGCAAGGTCGGCCCAGTCCTTGCCCACCACCTTGCCGCTCCATTCGCGTGGGGCGATCACGCGGTAGTCGAACCGCGTCAGCGCCATGAGCTGGAACTTGCCGTCGTCGATGGTACGTTCGGACAGCATCCCTGACGTAAGCAATCCGGCGGGCGTGGCATCGATGTAGTATCCAACGTCGAGTTCGCCTCTGCCGATCTGCGCCAGTACGTCCTCGGCCATGCCGTAGCGGAGGAAGACTTCGGTCTTTTTCGAGGAGGTGGCGAGGCTTCGCACGAACGGACCGAGCCGGATCGACTCGGGATCAAGGATCGTGCCGACGCGCAACGTGCCGCGCAGCGATTCGCGCAAGGAATCCGCCGCTGTCCTGAAATCGGCCGACGCCGAGACCGTCCGATGCGCAAGCGGCAGCAGGGCGGCACCCGCTTCTGTCAGGGTAAAGCCGCCCGGCGTCCGGTTGAAAAGCTGCAAGCCGGTGCTCTCCTCCAGGCCCTTCAATTGCAGGCTGACGGCAGGCTGGGTCAGGTGCAGCAAGGTGGCCGCGCGCGAAACTGTGCCTTCGCGGGCCACGGTGATGAAGCAGCGCAAGGCCTGGATCCGCGGCAGGTCGTTCATTTGAAGGACTTATAGGAAGCACCCATGACCCCATTAGACAGGATTTGCTCTTGGAAGTCACAACCTTTCATCGATAAAACTTGGCGTTGTCATTGGAAAAAGGTGGATAGCCCCGATTTGGGGGCCGAGACGGAATGGCCCCGCGGCCGGTCACTGCGGCAGGTTGTTGACCTTTCGCACCCAGGAGCGCACGTCGGCCAGCACATCCGGCAGCAGCGCCTTGACCTCCTGAACGGTCATGCCGGGCTTGATCCGGGGATCGTAGAGCAGGTTGAGGAGATATTGGTCGTAGATATCGAAATAGCCCCTCGACACATTGTCGTTGAACATGGTCCAGGGCACGGTCGAGGTATCGTTGATCGGCCCGAGCGACTGCAGCAGTTCCTCATAGGCGCAATCGAAGAAGACGAAGTCGCCATTGTCGACGGTGAGAATCACGTCGGAATGCTCGATTTCGAATTTCTCGTTCTTGCGAAAGCCGGACAGGCATTGCGGGTCGAGCGAAGAGCGGATCTGGCGCGCCCGCTCGCTGCCGTAGAAGGTCGCAATCGTACGCTGGAGATCGCGGTCGCGCACCAGCTTGACGTGCACATTGGCGTCTTCGCTGGTTTCGACCATCGCGATGTCGAGGTGCTGAACGCGCGCGGCGATGTCGGCCACGATTTTCGCAAGCTGCGCCTTGCGGTCGGCGCGCGTGCCGTCGGCAAACACCCGCACCGGTCCGTCATATTTGCGGATACGGTCGACGCGGCCGGCGAGATGATACTCGGCGCCGAAGGCGATCTTCAGAAAGCCTTCGACGATCTCGCTGTCGGTGAAGATCTTTTTCTCGGTGCGCTGACGCTGTGCGATGGCGGGAATGTCGGCGAAAGCCGTGCACGGCGTGGAGATTTCGCCGAGTGCTGCGGCGCTCAGGGCAGCCGCTAGCGTCCGTACATACAGCAATCGGCGGGGCGTGCGCATTCAAACAACGCTGCAGCAATTGGCGCGTGCGCGCAAGGGTTGTTCAGCCGATTGCCGGCGGCGGCGCTGCAAGTTCCGCCTGCGGTGCCTGTCAGGAGGTGTACCTCGGAACGGGGGTTATCTTCCGCCAACCCTTGCTCTGATCGAGGCTACGTCGATTCCTCCGTCAACCATCTTGGCCTCAGCTTGCGCCTTTACTGCATTGCAAAGGGCCATCAGGAAGGCGTCATGCGAGCATCGCGCGTCCATCTTTGTGTAGACGAGATCATACTCGATCGGCTCCCACGTTCCGAAGTCCGCGAGATTGTGCTGAATTTGCACTTCAAGGTTATCCAGCGCTGTAGCAAACTTCGCCTCTGCCGTCGTATGCGCTTCAAACTCGTGCCACAGCTCGAAGATTTCCTGTCCGGTGTCGCCGGCAACGCGGGTTCGGATCTCCTCGATTGCCGCACGTTCGCGTTCTGCCTTGAGCTCTTTTCGTTCGCCCACTTCGAAGTAGGGGATATCCCCGGCCAAGGCCTCCACTAGGTCGTGCACCAGGACAATCTTGAGCACGCGCCCAATATCGACAGGATGCTCAAGATGACGGTATGCAAGCAGTGCGATCAGCGCCATCTGCCACGTATGCTCGGCGACACTCTCTCGGCGCCCGTCCGATAGCCAGCTATGCCGCAGCTCGCGTTTGAGTCGCTCCGACAGCCCCAGGAATTCCAGGATTCGGCTAGCTTCGTTTTCCATCCACTCACCTATTCAAGACGAGCCGATACGGCAGCCGAGAAATGGACGCTGCCTAATTCCTAACGATAACCGGCGTGCCGATGCGGACGCGGCTATAGAGATCGGTTACGTCCTCATTGGTCATGCGGAAGCAGCCGGACGAGACCGCCTGTCCGATCGTCTCGGGCTCGTTGGAGCCGTGGATGCGGTACAGCGTCGATCCCAGATACATCGCCCGCGCGCCGAGCGGGTTGTCGATGCCGCCTGCCATGTGGCGCGGCAGGTCGGGCCGGCGCCGGAGCATCTGAGCCGGCGGCGTCCAGCTCGGCCATTCCTTCTTCGCGGTGACGCGGTGGGTTCCGCTCCAGCGGAAGCCGTCCCGGCCGACACCAATGCCGTAGCGGATCGCCTGGCCGTTGCCGAGCACGAGATAGAGCCGGCGTTCGGCGGTGTTGATGAGAATTGTGCCGGGGGCGAGATTGCCGGCAAAGTTCACTGTCGTACGCGGGATCGGACTCGCTCCGCTGGGCATGCCGGGCCGGAAGAAACCGGGGCCGCCGCCCATGATGTCGCGCGAGTCTTCAAAGAAGAAACCTTGAAATAAACCTTGGGCCTGCGCGTTGCCGGCCCCCGCTAGCACAGTGAGTGCCGCAAACAGCAAAGCAAAAGCCCGGGTCATTGTTCTCCCTCGCGAAAAAATCTGAATATGCAGGTCGAGACAGGCCATAATTGCGGCGATCGTGCAAGCAACGAGCCCGTGACCACAGCCATTTTCAAACACCGCGGTTAAAAAAGACAACATGCCGGAAACGATGGCTGCATTGTTCCGCTAAACCTTTGACGAAACGTGCGAACAATGTTTGATCGTTAGCTGCTCTTAAGAACAAAGCGCGAAGGGGAATGAGACCATGAACGGTGCGGAAAGTCTGGTGCGGACATTGGTCGCGGGCGGGGTGGACGTCTGCTTCAGCAATCCCGGCACCTCGGAGATGCATTTCGTCGCCGCACTGGATCGGGTCGAGGGGATGCGCTGCGTGCTCGGCCTGTTCGAGGGCGTGGTGACGGGGGCTGCCGACGGCTATTACCGCATGAAGGGCACGCCGGCCTCGACGCTGTTGCATCTCGGGCCCGGCCTCGCCAATGGTCTTGCCAACCTGCACAACGCCAAGAAGGCCAATTCCGGCATCGTCAACATCGTCGGCCAGCACGCGACCTACCATATCGGCTACAACGCCCCGCTGACATCAGACATCGAAGGGCTGGCGCGGCCGATGTCGTCCTGGGTGCGGACCTCGCCGGATGCCAAATCCGTTGCCGCCGATGGCGCTGCCGCGATCGCTGCCGCCAAGAGTTCGCCGCCGCAGATTGCCACGCTGATCCTGCCCGCCGACACTGCCTGGAACGAGGCCGACGGCATCGCGCCAGCGCCGGCGGAAAGCCAGCGCGCCAATTATTCCGCGCAGGCCGTCGACAATGCCGCGAAGGTTTTGCGCAACGGCGGCGCGTCGACGCTGTTGCTGATGACCGGCAGCGCGCTGACCGAGCAGGGGCTGGCGCTGGCTGCCCAGATTGCAGGCAAGACCGGCTGCAAGGTGATGGGCCAGACCTACAATCCACGCATGGCGCGCGGCAGGGGCCGGTTCGCGATCGACCGCATTCCGTACGTGATCGAGCAGGCGCTGCCGATCCTGAAGGATTTTAAAAATATCGTATTGGTTGAGGCCAACGACCCCGTGGCGTTCTTCGCCTATCCGAACAAGCCGAGCATGCTGAAGCCGCAAGGGTGCGAAGTGCACCGCATGACCACGGGCGCCGAAAATTCCGTTGCCGCGCTGGAAGCGCTGGCTGGCGCACTGCATGCGCAGCCGCAGGACCGGCAGCCGCAAAAGATGGTCGAAATCGCCAAACCGACCGGCGCGCTGACGCACGCCTCGATCGCGCAGGCGATTGCGATGGCGATCCCGGAAAACGCCATCGTGGTCGATGAATCCATCACCACCGGCCGCGGCTTCTTCCCACCGACGGCCGCCGCTGCCCCGCACGACTGGCTACAGAACATGGGCGGCTCGATCGGCTTCTCCACCC
This region includes:
- a CDS encoding LysR family transcriptional regulator, producing the protein MNDLPRIQALRCFITVAREGTVSRAATLLHLTQPAVSLQLKGLEESTGLQLFNRTPGGFTLTEAGAALLPLAHRTVSASADFRTAADSLRESLRGTLRVGTILDPESIRLGPFVRSLATSSKKTEVFLRYGMAEDVLAQIGRGELDVGYYIDATPAGLLTSGMLSERTIDDGKFQLMALTRFDYRVIAPREWSGKVVGKDWADLADLPWIGTPHDSAQRRLLDDVFRSMGSSPKRVAFADQEEAMIDLVEGGNGLGLARDSVLDRVTSKRNFVIADKVALTCDLGFACLASRRHEPIIAQAFSAMQAVWDLKPAGAAPAPIEAARSRKSARR
- a CDS encoding HD domain-containing protein, which encodes MENEASRILEFLGLSERLKRELRHSWLSDGRRESVAEHTWQMALIALLAYRHLEHPVDIGRVLKIVLVHDLVEALAGDIPYFEVGERKELKAERERAAIEEIRTRVAGDTGQEIFELWHEFEAHTTAEAKFATALDNLEVQIQHNLADFGTWEPIEYDLVYTKMDARCSHDAFLMALCNAVKAQAEAKMVDGGIDVASIRARVGGR
- a CDS encoding DUF898 family protein: MNQMSWPPQVPPPQPLPVPPPMPVAFSGSRGEFFDLVKRGAGLEFVTLGFYRFWLLTDIRRHLWANTHVDGDAAEYTGRGKELLIGFLVALAILVPVYLGYFLVGLEAEHIQAFASIPLVAFFYVFGQFAIYRARRYRLTRTVWRGLRFWMTGSGWIYALQASLWGLLSAVTLGLALPWRSAALERYKMRHTFYGDLQGRFEGRGWEFFKRGWWLWLLTPIAFYVFPLAPFIYGAFKAIEWRWWLSGIRFGGVRVESSLPKSALIGLYWKVIGWIVVLGLIFSAYLALAAVLVASMSGDAFSEFFKSQEFMKSIPLLVLAGIGYLVFALAMNIVIRVYLLRDLWVRVLGSVNVSGIEAAANVSARGGMASALGEGFADGLDVGGF
- a CDS encoding M48 family metallopeptidase encodes the protein MDSDPPTPVRSTTLGSVAYFDGTSSRRRMVTLRLADRLEIDEGEQTLAAWAYADIRRADSPAGVLRLSCLTAPALARLEVRDKELANEVVSRCTDIDDHMIGRRGVAAIVGWSLAAAVSIVAVVLFGLPLAADRLTPLVPEAFERRLGDVADSQVKTMFDAKVCDNAAGQKAFTKLMTALRESAGLDTSVQSGVLSSSVPNAFALPGGKVYLFSGLLAKAENADEIAGVLAHELGHLKHRDSMRAMIHNGGTSFLIGLLFGDITGSSALIFGSRTLVTSSHSRDAENDADSFAIDVMHRLGRPAKPTGELLLRVTGKEGKGLSIISTHPLSEDRLARMSRKDPPASGPPLLTSEEWRSLKSICDGKI
- a CDS encoding L,D-transpeptidase, whose product is MTRAFALLFAALTVLAGAGNAQAQGLFQGFFFEDSRDIMGGGPGFFRPGMPSGASPIPRTTVNFAGNLAPGTILINTAERRLYLVLGNGQAIRYGIGVGRDGFRWSGTHRVTAKKEWPSWTPPAQMLRRRPDLPRHMAGGIDNPLGARAMYLGSTLYRIHGSNEPETIGQAVSSGCFRMTNEDVTDLYSRVRIGTPVIVRN
- a CDS encoding DUF2927 domain-containing protein, translated to MRTPRRLLYVRTLAAALSAAALGEISTPCTAFADIPAIAQRQRTEKKIFTDSEIVEGFLKIAFGAEYHLAGRVDRIRKYDGPVRVFADGTRADRKAQLAKIVADIAARVQHLDIAMVETSEDANVHVKLVRDRDLQRTIATFYGSERARQIRSSLDPQCLSGFRKNEKFEIEHSDVILTVDNGDFVFFDCAYEELLQSLGPINDTSTVPWTMFNDNVSRGYFDIYDQYLLNLLYDPRIKPGMTVQEVKALLPDVLADVRSWVRKVNNLPQ